Within the Streptomyces sp. YIM 121038 genome, the region TATCTGCTCTGCGCCCGCCGCGCCGTGCGCGACATGACCCGCACCGGCGGCGGCGCGATCGTGAACATCTCCTCGGCCGCCGCCACCCTCGGCAGCCCCGGCCAGTACGTCCACTACGCCGCCACGAAGGCCGCCACGGACGCCCTGACCGTCGGCCTCGCCAAGGAGGTCGCGGACCTCGGCATCCGCGTCAACTGCGTGGCCCCGGGCATCATCTGGACCGAGTTCCACGAGGACCCGCAGCGCCCGGCGAAGCTCGCCGACCGCATCCCCATGGGCCGCTCGGGCCGCCCCGAGGAGATCACGGGCGCCGTGGCGTGGCTCCTGTCGGACGACGCCTCGTACACGACGGGCGCGGTGCTGCGCGTCGCGGGCGGGATGTGACGGGAGCGATGACCGGCGAGGGGGAACACACCGTGGAACTGCGCACCGTCCGGCTCACCGACGACATCGTCCTGCGCCCGTCGACCACGGCGGACGCCGAGGCCCTGGCCCGCGCCCACGACCGCAGCCGCGCGCACCTGGGCCCGTGGGACCCTGAGCGCCCGCCCGAGTTCTTCACGACGGCCGGGCAGCTCGCCCTCCTGCGCGCGTACGAACAGGAGCGCGCGGAGGGGCTGCGGGCGCGCTGGCTGCTGTGGGACGAGTCGGGGGCGGACGCGGGCGAAGGCCCCGTCGTCGCCGGGGGCATCGCCCTGTCCCACATCGTCCGCGGCCCGCTCCACAGCGCCAACCTCGGCTACTGGACCGACGTGGGCTACGCTGGACGCGGCCTGGCCACCGCCGCCGTGACCGCGGTGTGCGCCGCCGCCGACACCGATCTGCGGCTGCACCGCCTGGAGGCGGGCACCCTGCTGCACAACGCGGCCTCCCAGCGGGTGCTCGCCAAGTGCGGCTTCACGGAGTACGGCCTGGCGCCCGCCTATCTGCACATCAACGGGGCCTGGCAGGACCACCGGCTGTTCCAGCGGGTCCTCAACGACCGCGAGCCGTAGGGCAGTCCGCGGGTGCCCCGGTTTGTCACCCGCGTACCTAGACCCCGCCGCTCGTGACGGCCCACTGTGGTCCCTTCTGTCCGCCCGGCTTGTGGGGAGGGACCAGTCGTGAGACGAAGACGATTCGTGTCAGGGACGCTCGGTGCGCTGTCGGGGATCGCGCTCGGCCCGGCCGCGGCGCGCGCCGCCGCGTCGGCGCCGCGCGCCGGGGGCTGGCAGGCGGTGCCCGCGCCCGGCAGCACCCCGGCCGCGCAGCTGCGCCGGATCGCCGCCGCCGGGCCCGGCCTCGCCTGGGCCGTGGGCGAGGAGGGCCAGGGCACCTCGTCGCCCGCGCGGGCCCTCGCCATGGTCTGGAACGGCAGCGCCTGGGCCAGGACCGACCTGTCCCACCTGGCCTACGCGGGGCGCCTCAGCGACGTCGCCGGGGTCTGCGCCGACGCGGCCTGGAGCGTGGGCGCGCCCACCGGCAGCGCGAGCCCGCTGCTCCGCTGGGACCGGACCACCTGGCGGGAGGCCGCGTTCCCCGGCAAGGGCGAGCCGGACGTGCGGCTGAGCGCGGTGGCCGTCGGCCCCGACCGGCGGGTGTGGATCAGCGGCACCCGGGGCGGCTCCGCCCGGCTGCTGCTCGGGGACGGGCAGCGGTGGCGCTGGCTCGACCCGCTGCCCGCGGCGGGCGTGAACCTGTACCGGGTGGTGGTGCGCGCGCCGGACGAGGTCTGGGTGTGCGGCGACCGGGCGGCGGGCGGCGGCTGGGCGGGCTTCGTGGCCCGCTGGACCGGCTCGTGGACGGTGCTGCCGCCGCTGGCCGGGCTCCGGCAGACCATCGCCGACGTGCACGCGGTCGCCGCGGACGACGTCTGGGCGGTGGGCAACGAGTTCGGCGTCGGCGGACCGCCGGGCCGCCCCGGCAACCCCATCCTGCGGCACTGGGACGGCTCCGCCTGGAACCCGGTGGAGGCGGGCTTCACGCTCGGCTCGCTGTCCTCGATCGCGGGCGACGCCCAGGGCCGCCCGGCGTGGATCTCGGCCTGGAACTACCAGGACCAGAGCCGCAGTACGTATCTGCGCCACGACGCGGGGACCTGGACCGTCGTGCGCGGCCCCGCGGGCCCCGCCCCTTCGCCGTACGTCAACGACGTCGCGCGCGTTCCGGGCACCTCGGGCTTCTGGTCGGCGGGGATGACCAGATCGTCGCCCTACCCGCCGACCGAGGCGTACACGGAGCGCTTCGACGACTGAATTCGCTGGTCACGCCCGCTGTCCGGCGCTTAGCCTCGGCCCCGTGAACCAACGCAAGCGGAAGAAGTACTCCCGTCGTCTCTTCGAGGCCATCAGGGAGGGCGACGCCTCTCGGGCCAGGGTGCTGCTGCGGTCCGGGGTCGACCCGGGGCGCCCCGACAGCGAGGGCACCACCCCGCTGTACGAGGCTGCCGTGAACGGCAGGACGGGCGTCGCCCGGGTGCTCCTGCGGGCGGGGGCCGCCCCGGACGCCGAGAGCGCCGGACTCGGCGCGGAGGGCACGCCCCTGTGCGCGGCGGCCTGTTGGGGGCACACCGCGACCGTGCGCGAACTGCTGGCGCACGGCGCGGACCCGAACCTCCGCGAGGACGGCGGCACGGGCTGGTCCCCGCTGGACTGGGCGCGCGAGTGCTCCCGCCCCGAGACGGCCGCCCTCCTCGTCGCGGCGGGCGCGGTCCCGCGCGGGAGACCCGTTGAGCCTCAGCCGCCGAGCAGCGCGTCGCCCTCCGCGCTCCTGCGGTAGAGCACCACGTTCCGGTCGCGCTCGCGCAGGACCAGGCCCGAGCGGTGCAGCACGCCCAGGTGGTAGGAGACCGTGGCGGGCGCGAGCCGGTGCCGGGCGGCGAGTTCGCCCGTGGTGCGGGGCGCGGCGAGATCGCCGAGCAGCGCGGCCCGGCTCCTGCCGAGGAGCCGGGACACGGCCGGGCGCCGGGGCCGGTCGGCGGCCGCGCCGATGCCCGTCGCCGGGTAACCGAGCACCGCGTTGCCCGGCACGCCCACCTGCACGCTGACCCGGGGCCAGGACGCCGCCATGGGGGACAGGACCACCTCGGCGCCCTGGAAGCGGACGGTCTCGTCGTAGTTCTTGCGGACCGTCAGACAGCCGTCGGCCCAGGTGACGTCGGAGTGCAGGGACCGGAGCACATGGCCGACGCCGTACGTGGCCAGCTCCGCGGCGCGGGCGGCCAGATCGGCGTCGAGCACCGACTTCAGGCCGCACCAGCCGTCGGCGACGGCGTCCTGCCAGAACTCGCGCAGGCCGTTGGCCGCCCGCTCGGCGAAGGTGCCCGACTCCACCGCGTCCAGCACGTCCCCGGGCACGGGCCCGTTCAGGAAGCGCATCTCGCACACCTGGAACGCGGCCTCCTCCGGCGGGGTACCGCCGATGGCCTGCACCTGCTCGGTGAACGTCCGACGGGCGGGCCCCACGGCGGGTTTGGGCGTCAGGAGGTCCGGCATGTACGTGGGCCCGCCCGGCACGGACAGGCACTGGGCGACCAGGCGCACGTCGGGGCGGCGCAGCGCCCAGCGGGCCGCGGCCCCCGGGTCGCCGAACACCGGGTGCCGCCCGCCGCTCACGGCGTACCGCAGCCACCAGACGGCCTCGTTCACCGGGGATATCGCGAGCCGGATCCGGCCGACGGACTCCGCGTCCAGATGCGCGTGGATCACGTCACCGGATGCTAGGCGCCGCCCGTGGCGCGCGCGACGCGGAACCCGGCCAATTCGAACGTGGTCGAATTCCTCACTCCGCGCCGGCGTACGCCAGTTGACTGGAGCGAGGGCAGGGGCGGAGCGGGACGGGGCCCGGACGGGGGTCGGGCCCCGCCCCGCGCGGCAGGGGCGCTAGACGATGCCCTCGGCGATCTCCGCCTGCTCCTTGTCCGTGCCGTACGCGGCCGGGGTGTTGTAGGTGCGGCGGGCGACGAACCACCAGATCGTGGCGAGGACCAGGACCACGGCGAGCGCGATGGACGCGTAGTTCATGGTGTCGACGTTCACCGGCGAGGACTGCGGCAGGCAGAACAGGACCGTCACGAAGGCGACCCAGCACACCGCGATCCAGCCCACGGGCTTGCTCCAGCGGCCCAGGTGCCACGGCCCCGGCTGGAACCGGTCGCCCGCCTTCAGGCGGAGCAGGATCGGGATGGCGTAGGCGGGCGTGATGCCGATGACGTTGATGGCGGTGACGGCGCCGTACGCGGTCTCCGAGTACAGCGACGGCAGCGCGATGACGCCCGCGAGGCCGACCGAGAGCCACACCGCGGGCACCGGCACCTGCGTCTTGGGGCTCACCTTGCGCCACACCGCGGAACCCGGCAGGGCGTTGTCGCGGCTGAAGGCGAAGACCATGCGGCTGGCCGCGGCCGTCTCGGCGTTGCCGCAGAACAGCTGGGCCACGATCACGATGAGCAGCAGCGCGGTGGCGCCCGAGGTGCCGAGCCCGTCGATGAAGATCTGCGCGGGCGGCACGCCGGTGGCGCTCTTCTGGGTGCCCACGTAGTCCTGGATGGCGAAGGTGAGCCCGGCGAGCAGCACGAACCCGGCGAGCCAGGAGACCCAGATGGCGCGCACGATGCCGCGCGCGGCGGTCACGGACGCGTTGGAGGTCTCCTCCGACAGGTGCGCGGAGGCGTCGTAGCCGGAGAACGTGTACTGGGCGAGCAGCAGGCCGATCATGCACACGTACAGCGGGCTCGACCAGCCGGTGTCGTTGACGAACTCGCCGAACACGAACGACGGCGACTGGTGCGAGTCGGGGACGATCGCGAGGACGCCGACGATCACCGCGACGCCCGCCAGGTGCCACCACACGGAGATGGAGTTCAGGAGGCTGACGAGCCGGACGTTGAACAGGTTCAGGAGCGCGTGCACGAACAGGATGCCCAGGAAGATCACGAAGGTGGATCCCGCCGTCGGCGTGAAGTCCGTGTGCATGCTCAGCAGGGCGCCGCTGAACAGGGCCGCCCCGTAGTCGATGCCCGCGATCGCGCCGAGGAGGCCCAGGAGGTTGAGCCAGCCCGTGTACCAGCCCCAGCGCCTGCCGCCGAGCCGGTCCGCCATGTAGTAGAGCGCGCCGGAGGTCGGATAGGCGCTGGTGACCTCGGCCAGGGCCAGGCCCACGAACAGGACCATCAGACCGACTCCGGCCCAGCCCCACATCATCACCGCGGGCCCGCCGGTGCCGAGGCCGAAGCCGTACAGCGTCATGCAGCCGGACAGGATGGAGATGACGGAGAAGCTGATGGCGAAGTTGCCGAAGCCGCCCATGCGGCGGGCCAGGACGGGCTGGTAGCCGAGTTCCCTGAGCCGCTGCTCCTCATCGGGGAGCGGTGGTATCGCGGCAGAACTCGACACGGTGGTGCGGGACACGGATCAACCTCCGGGGAGAGCGGGGGTGCGGGGGTGTGAGGGGTGTGTCACGGGGGTGACGAAGGGTGGTGCCGGAAGTGCGGGGGGACAGAGCTGGGTCCGAGGTGGGTCAGCCGCGCGGGCCGGGGCCTCGCGCGGCGTGGTAGCAGCGCGCCCGGGCCTGCACGAAGGACTCGGCGGCGGCCTCCGCGTCGCCCGGTGACGTGGTGCGGTACGTCCACGGCACGACGGCGTAGAAGGGGTCGAGGGCCTCGAACACCCGCACCGCGTCGTGGAAGTGGTGCGCGCCCCACAGCGCGTGCGCCAGGTAGTTGAGGTCGAGCAGCGAGGCCGCTTCGGGCTGCGTGTGGTCGAACCACAGCTGGAGCGCCCGCAGCGCGCCGCGCGTCGCGTCCTCCGCGATCCAGTGCAGGTCGAGCGCCCGTTCGCTGCCGCCCTCGCGGCGGTAGCGCTCCACCCGTACGTACAGCGGGAGCACGTGCAGGGGCGAGCCCGCGGGCGCCGCGGCGGACGCCCAGTGCACGAAGTTGACCGCCTCGGTCAGCGGCGCGCCCGGCCTGCGGTGGTACGCGAACTGGAGCATGCGGTGGTACGCCTCGCGGTTGCCGGGGTCGCGCTTGTCGGCCTCGGCGAGGATCTGCCACGGGCCGGGGAACAGCATCGGCTCCGGCGCCGCGACCCGGTGCTCGTCCCACCGCTGGCCCTCGTCGAGCTGGGCGAGCGCCAGCAGGCAGATCCACGGCACGGGGTCCTCGGGGGAGGTCTG harbors:
- a CDS encoding SDR family oxidoreductase, encoding MHVTVITGGSRGIGAAVALRLAQDGHDIAIGYRSDAEAARKAAEAVRAVGRRCVTVALDTADEHDVDRLFDTAAAELGPVTGLVNNAGVSGPNGPLAEADADGMRRALDVNVLGYLLCARRAVRDMTRTGGGAIVNISSAAATLGSPGQYVHYAATKAATDALTVGLAKEVADLGIRVNCVAPGIIWTEFHEDPQRPAKLADRIPMGRSGRPEEITGAVAWLLSDDASYTTGAVLRVAGGM
- a CDS encoding GNAT family protein codes for the protein MTGEGEHTVELRTVRLTDDIVLRPSTTADAEALARAHDRSRAHLGPWDPERPPEFFTTAGQLALLRAYEQERAEGLRARWLLWDESGADAGEGPVVAGGIALSHIVRGPLHSANLGYWTDVGYAGRGLATAAVTAVCAAADTDLRLHRLEAGTLLHNAASQRVLAKCGFTEYGLAPAYLHINGAWQDHRLFQRVLNDREP
- a CDS encoding ankyrin repeat domain-containing protein, with translation MNQRKRKKYSRRLFEAIREGDASRARVLLRSGVDPGRPDSEGTTPLYEAAVNGRTGVARVLLRAGAAPDAESAGLGAEGTPLCAAACWGHTATVRELLAHGADPNLREDGGTGWSPLDWARECSRPETAALLVAAGAVPRGRPVEPQPPSSASPSALLR
- a CDS encoding winged helix-turn-helix domain-containing protein; the protein is MIHAHLDAESVGRIRLAISPVNEAVWWLRYAVSGGRHPVFGDPGAAARWALRRPDVRLVAQCLSVPGGPTYMPDLLTPKPAVGPARRTFTEQVQAIGGTPPEEAAFQVCEMRFLNGPVPGDVLDAVESGTFAERAANGLREFWQDAVADGWCGLKSVLDADLAARAAELATYGVGHVLRSLHSDVTWADGCLTVRKNYDETVRFQGAEVVLSPMAASWPRVSVQVGVPGNAVLGYPATGIGAAADRPRRPAVSRLLGRSRAALLGDLAAPRTTGELAARHRLAPATVSYHLGVLHRSGLVLRERDRNVVLYRRSAEGDALLGG
- a CDS encoding amino acid permease gives rise to the protein MSRTTVSSSAAIPPLPDEEQRLRELGYQPVLARRMGGFGNFAISFSVISILSGCMTLYGFGLGTGGPAVMMWGWAGVGLMVLFVGLALAEVTSAYPTSGALYYMADRLGGRRWGWYTGWLNLLGLLGAIAGIDYGAALFSGALLSMHTDFTPTAGSTFVIFLGILFVHALLNLFNVRLVSLLNSISVWWHLAGVAVIVGVLAIVPDSHQSPSFVFGEFVNDTGWSSPLYVCMIGLLLAQYTFSGYDASAHLSEETSNASVTAARGIVRAIWVSWLAGFVLLAGLTFAIQDYVGTQKSATGVPPAQIFIDGLGTSGATALLLIVIVAQLFCGNAETAAASRMVFAFSRDNALPGSAVWRKVSPKTQVPVPAVWLSVGLAGVIALPSLYSETAYGAVTAINVIGITPAYAIPILLRLKAGDRFQPGPWHLGRWSKPVGWIAVCWVAFVTVLFCLPQSSPVNVDTMNYASIALAVVLVLATIWWFVARRTYNTPAAYGTDKEQAEIAEGIV